The proteins below are encoded in one region of Amycolatopsis acidiphila:
- the dhaK gene encoding dihydroxyacetone kinase subunit DhaK, translating into MKKIINDPADVVSESLRGLAAAHPDLLRVQYEPDLVVRADAPVAGKVAVISGGGSGHEPLHGGFVGPGMLDAAVPGAVFTSPTPDAVQAAVTATTGDAGALLVVKNYTGDVLNFETAAELAAADGLDVRSVVIDDDVAVADSTFTAGRRGVGGTVLLEKITGAAAARGDSLDAVEALARKVIGQIRSIGVALTAPTVPHVGEPSFELADDEIEFGIGIHGEPGRERIKLEPADALVGRMVAAVVEDLPFGDGDRVLLFTNSMGATPLLELYLAHGIAERLLAERGITVERRLVGPYITSLEMQGMSLTLLKVDDELTELWDAPVHTAALRWRA; encoded by the coding sequence ATGAAGAAGATCATCAACGATCCGGCCGACGTGGTCAGCGAGTCGTTGCGAGGACTCGCCGCCGCGCACCCCGACCTGCTGCGCGTCCAGTACGAACCGGACCTGGTGGTCAGGGCCGACGCGCCCGTCGCCGGGAAGGTCGCGGTGATCTCGGGCGGTGGCTCCGGCCACGAGCCGCTGCACGGCGGTTTCGTCGGGCCGGGCATGCTCGACGCGGCCGTGCCCGGCGCGGTGTTCACGTCGCCGACCCCGGACGCGGTGCAGGCCGCGGTCACGGCCACGACGGGTGACGCGGGCGCTCTGTTGGTCGTGAAGAACTACACCGGCGACGTGCTGAACTTCGAGACCGCCGCCGAACTGGCCGCCGCCGACGGGCTCGACGTGCGCAGCGTCGTGATCGACGACGACGTCGCGGTCGCCGACTCGACGTTCACCGCGGGCCGGCGCGGCGTCGGGGGCACAGTGCTGCTGGAGAAGATCACCGGTGCGGCCGCCGCCCGCGGTGACTCGCTCGACGCGGTGGAAGCCTTGGCGCGCAAGGTGATCGGCCAGATTCGCTCGATCGGCGTCGCGCTGACCGCGCCGACCGTGCCACATGTGGGCGAGCCGAGCTTCGAGCTCGCGGACGACGAGATCGAGTTCGGCATCGGCATCCACGGCGAGCCCGGCCGCGAGCGGATCAAGCTCGAACCCGCCGACGCGCTGGTCGGGCGGATGGTCGCCGCCGTCGTCGAGGACCTGCCGTTCGGCGACGGCGACCGGGTGCTGCTGTTCACCAACTCGATGGGCGCGACCCCGCTCCTCGAGCTGTACCTGGCGCACGGCATCGCCGAGCGGCTGCTGGCCGAGCGTGGTATCACGGTCGAGCGCCGCCTCGTCGGCCCCTACATCACCAGCCTGGAGATGCAGGGGATGAGCCTCACGCTGCTCAAAGTGGACGATGAGCTGACCGAGCTGTGGGACGCACCCGTGCACACCGCCGCACTACGTTGGAGGGCCTGA
- the dhaL gene encoding dihydroxyacetone kinase subunit DhaL, giving the protein MSCTANGVADAVRAAAAVLAEHRAELIELDRAIGDGDHGENMNRGFTAILSALDSAVPDSPSAVLKLVATTLIAKVGGAAGPLYGTAFLRASTAVGGASELDSDAVVAGLRAALEGVQARGKAVEGDKTMVDALIPAVAAAEQAAGTEGADVAAVLTAAADAAGKGAESTVDLVARKGRASYLGQRSAGHLDPGARSTALLLGALARAAR; this is encoded by the coding sequence ATGAGTTGCACCGCGAACGGGGTCGCGGACGCGGTCCGTGCCGCCGCGGCCGTGCTCGCCGAGCACCGGGCCGAGCTGATCGAGCTCGACCGCGCGATCGGCGACGGCGACCACGGCGAGAACATGAACCGGGGGTTCACCGCGATCCTGTCCGCTTTGGACTCCGCCGTCCCGGACAGTCCGAGCGCGGTGCTCAAGCTGGTGGCGACCACCCTGATCGCCAAGGTCGGCGGCGCCGCCGGGCCCCTCTACGGCACGGCTTTCCTCCGGGCGTCGACAGCTGTCGGCGGTGCGTCCGAACTGGACAGCGACGCGGTCGTCGCCGGGTTGCGAGCCGCGCTCGAGGGAGTGCAGGCCCGCGGCAAGGCGGTCGAAGGCGACAAGACCATGGTGGACGCGCTGATCCCCGCGGTCGCCGCCGCCGAGCAGGCCGCGGGCACCGAGGGGGCGGACGTCGCGGCCGTGCTGACCGCCGCCGCGGACGCCGCGGGCAAGGGTGCGGAGTCCACAGTGGACCTGGTGGCTCGCAAGGGCCGCGCGTCGTACCTGGGGCAGCGCAGCGCGGGCCATCTGGACCCCGGCGCACGGTCGACGGCGCTGCTGCTCGGTGCGCTCGCGAGGGCGGCGCGATGA
- the dhaM gene encoding dihydroxyacetone kinase phosphoryl donor subunit DhaM, giving the protein MTVGLVLVSHSAKLADGLAEVAAQMAPEVPIVPAGGLAEGGIGTDYDQVVAAVQRADRGDGVVLLYDLGSAQMTAELAVESLPDPEAAVVADAPFVEGTVAAAVAAQGGASRADALAAATAAGAADLEAPAATQGADAESIELVLHNEVGLHARPAAVVARTLAGMEADVSVVLGDQEADAHSVLALMSLGARKGDRIEIRARGAQATQALEAVKGLVEGNFGEA; this is encoded by the coding sequence ATGACGGTCGGGCTCGTTCTCGTCTCGCACAGCGCGAAGCTCGCCGACGGGCTCGCGGAGGTCGCCGCGCAGATGGCGCCCGAGGTCCCGATCGTGCCCGCCGGTGGTCTCGCCGAAGGCGGCATCGGCACGGACTACGACCAGGTGGTCGCGGCGGTCCAGCGGGCCGACCGTGGCGACGGGGTGGTCCTGCTCTACGACCTCGGCAGCGCGCAGATGACGGCGGAGTTGGCCGTCGAGTCGCTGCCCGATCCCGAGGCGGCCGTCGTCGCCGATGCGCCGTTCGTCGAAGGGACTGTCGCCGCCGCGGTGGCGGCGCAGGGCGGGGCGAGCCGCGCGGACGCCCTGGCGGCGGCAACCGCGGCGGGCGCCGCCGACCTGGAAGCCCCGGCGGCGACCCAGGGTGCGGACGCGGAGAGCATCGAACTCGTGCTGCACAACGAGGTCGGCCTGCACGCGCGGCCGGCGGCGGTGGTGGCCCGCACGCTGGCGGGCATGGAGGCGGACGTGAGTGTCGTGCTCGGCGACCAGGAGGCCGACGCGCACAGCGTGCTCGCCCTGATGTCGCTCGGCGCCCGCAAGGGCGACCGGATCGAGATCCGAGCGCGCGGGGCGCAGGCCACGCAGGCGCTCGAAGCCGTAAAGGGGCTCGTGGAGGGGAACTTCGGCGAGGCCTAG
- a CDS encoding 3-hydroxyacyl-CoA dehydrogenase family protein, which yields MAREFTSVGVVGLGTMGSGIAEVLARSGLDVVGVELDAAGVARGRAHIEHSTERALSGGKLDEGGRAELLGRITYTTELSDLGDVDLVVEAVPESLELKAEVLGQLDKIVRPEAIFASNTSSLSVTEIGVHTARPGKVVGMHFFNPAPVLKLVEIVRTVVTEPDVVTDVVAFAERLGKTPVVIGDRAGFIANALLFGYLNHAVRMFEQRYATREDLDAAMRYGCGYPMGPLALLDLIGLDTAYEILESMYRQSRNRLHAPAPLLKQMITAGLLGRKSGRGFYRYEAADSPVVTDTVASSTVDSAVVREVRRVGVVGTGTMATGIAEVFAKRGYEVVLRARTAEKAEAAVAKVGKSIGRAVTKGRMSESDAAAVLTRVKPVTEFAELSDVDLAVEAVAEELTVKQAVFAALDEAVRPGAILATTTSSLPVIECAASTSRPSDVLGLHFFNPAPMMKLVEVVQTIATAPEVVATAHAVCAALGKHPVHCGDRAGFIVNALLFPYLNDAVKMLEAHYAQADDIDTAMKVGCGLPMGPFELLDVVGLDVSLAIERTLFNEFREEGFSPAPLLEHLVTAGRLGRKTGKGFKDYVR from the coding sequence ATGGCGCGCGAGTTCACGAGTGTGGGAGTGGTCGGTCTCGGCACGATGGGATCGGGAATCGCGGAGGTCCTGGCCCGTAGCGGCCTGGACGTCGTGGGTGTGGAGCTCGACGCGGCGGGCGTCGCACGCGGCCGTGCGCACATCGAGCATTCGACGGAGCGCGCGCTCAGCGGCGGCAAGCTCGACGAGGGAGGGCGGGCGGAGCTGCTGGGCCGGATCACGTACACGACGGAGCTGAGCGACCTCGGCGACGTCGATCTGGTCGTCGAGGCGGTGCCGGAGAGCCTGGAGCTGAAGGCCGAGGTCCTCGGGCAGCTGGACAAGATCGTCAGGCCGGAGGCGATCTTCGCCTCGAACACGTCGTCGTTGTCGGTCACGGAGATCGGCGTGCACACCGCGCGTCCGGGCAAGGTCGTCGGGATGCACTTCTTCAACCCGGCGCCGGTGCTGAAACTGGTCGAGATCGTGCGCACCGTGGTCACCGAGCCGGACGTGGTGACCGACGTGGTCGCGTTCGCCGAGCGGCTGGGCAAGACGCCGGTCGTGATCGGGGACCGGGCGGGGTTCATCGCGAACGCGCTGCTGTTCGGCTATCTCAACCACGCGGTGCGGATGTTCGAGCAGCGCTACGCGACGCGTGAGGATCTGGACGCGGCGATGCGGTACGGCTGTGGCTATCCGATGGGACCGCTGGCGCTGCTCGACCTGATCGGGCTGGACACGGCGTACGAGATCCTCGAGTCGATGTACCGGCAGTCGCGGAACCGGCTGCACGCGCCCGCGCCGTTGCTCAAGCAGATGATCACCGCGGGGCTGCTGGGTCGCAAGAGCGGTCGCGGGTTCTACCGGTACGAGGCGGCGGACTCGCCCGTCGTGACGGATACCGTGGCATCGTCCACTGTGGATTCTGCGGTGGTGCGCGAGGTGCGGCGGGTGGGCGTCGTCGGCACGGGAACGATGGCGACGGGCATCGCGGAGGTCTTCGCGAAGCGCGGGTACGAGGTCGTGTTGCGGGCGCGGACGGCCGAGAAGGCCGAAGCGGCGGTGGCGAAAGTCGGCAAGTCGATCGGTCGCGCGGTGACGAAGGGGCGCATGTCGGAGTCGGACGCGGCGGCGGTGCTGACCCGGGTCAAGCCGGTGACGGAGTTCGCTGAGCTGTCCGATGTGGACTTGGCGGTCGAGGCGGTGGCGGAGGAGCTGACGGTCAAGCAGGCGGTGTTCGCGGCCCTGGACGAGGCCGTCCGCCCCGGCGCGATCCTGGCGACGACCACGTCCTCGTTGCCGGTGATCGAATGCGCGGCGTCGACGAGCAGGCCGTCGGACGTGCTCGGGCTGCACTTCTTCAACCCGGCGCCGATGATGAAACTGGTCGAGGTGGTGCAGACGATCGCGACGGCGCCGGAGGTGGTCGCAACGGCGCACGCGGTGTGCGCGGCGCTCGGCAAGCACCCGGTGCACTGCGGCGACCGGGCGGGGTTCATCGTCAACGCGCTGCTGTTCCCGTATTTGAACGACGCGGTCAAGATGCTCGAAGCGCACTACGCCCAAGCCGACGACATCGACACGGCGATGAAGGTCGGTTGCGGGTTGCCGATGGGCCCGTTCGAGTTGCTGGACGTGGTCGGCCTGGACGTGTCGCTGGCGATCGAACGGACGTTGTTCAACGAGTTCCGCGAGGAGGGTTTCTCGCCCGCACCGCTGCTGGAGCACCTCGTGACGGCCGGCCGCCTGGGCCGCAAGACGGGGAAGGGCTTCAAGGACTACGTGCGGTGA
- a CDS encoding FmdB family zinc ribbon protein: MPTYAYRCRECTDTFEVNRPMSESGAPATCPEGHADTVKLLTTVALTSSAGGQLPAGGGCCGGACGCGG, translated from the coding sequence ATGCCGACTTACGCCTACCGCTGCCGCGAGTGCACGGACACCTTCGAGGTCAACCGGCCGATGAGCGAGTCCGGTGCGCCCGCCACCTGCCCGGAAGGGCACGCCGACACGGTGAAGCTGCTGACGACGGTGGCCCTCACCAGCTCGGCGGGTGGCCAGCTGCCCGCGGGTGGCGGTTGTTGCGGCGGGGCGTGTGGGTGTGGGGGTTAG
- a CDS encoding alkaline phosphatase family protein, which yields MDLPRLESRPHLAQVVPSVLAVLGVPGFANTVEIPPVSSACVLLVDGLGWELLEQHATDAPVLSQLSRSLLQVGYPSTTVAGLAAIGTGLASGEHGMTGYTFEVPGVGVLNALRWAGHPGGPDLRERLRPADAQPLPTTFTQAASAGVDASVVSDAQFAKSALTEAVQRGGRYVGVHALGDLASSVLNVLDRPRSFCYAYHSQLDQLGHLYGPGSPAWRMQLRHVDRLVESIVDSLPPGRLLAVVADHGMVAVDDTAVDLDATPQLLDGVRVIAGEVRARHVYVVDGARDDVLAAWRSELRDCAWVATRDEAIDGGWFGPRVSDRVRPRIGDIVVAARDRFGMLRRTNEPMESSLIGQHGSLTTAEQLVPLAMAYRG from the coding sequence GTGGATCTGCCAAGGCTGGAAAGCCGGCCGCATCTGGCCCAGGTGGTGCCCTCCGTCCTCGCGGTGCTCGGCGTTCCCGGCTTCGCGAACACCGTCGAGATCCCGCCCGTCTCGAGTGCGTGCGTGCTGCTCGTCGACGGTCTCGGCTGGGAGCTCCTCGAACAGCACGCCACCGACGCTCCGGTGCTGAGTCAGCTGTCCCGCAGCCTCCTGCAGGTCGGCTACCCGTCCACCACCGTCGCCGGGCTGGCGGCCATCGGCACCGGGCTCGCGTCGGGGGAGCACGGCATGACCGGCTACACCTTCGAGGTCCCCGGCGTCGGCGTGCTCAACGCGCTGCGCTGGGCCGGCCACCCGGGCGGGCCGGATCTGCGGGAACGCCTGCGTCCCGCCGACGCCCAGCCACTGCCCACCACTTTCACCCAGGCGGCGTCCGCCGGAGTGGACGCGTCCGTCGTCTCCGACGCCCAGTTCGCCAAGTCCGCGTTGACCGAAGCCGTGCAGCGCGGCGGCCGGTACGTCGGCGTGCACGCGCTCGGGGACCTCGCCTCCTCGGTGCTCAACGTGCTCGACCGGCCTCGCAGCTTCTGCTACGCCTACCACAGCCAGCTCGACCAGCTCGGACATCTCTACGGTCCGGGTTCGCCCGCCTGGCGGATGCAGCTGCGGCACGTCGACCGGCTCGTCGAGTCCATTGTGGACTCGCTACCGCCGGGCCGGCTGCTCGCCGTCGTCGCGGACCACGGCATGGTGGCGGTCGACGACACGGCGGTCGATCTCGACGCGACGCCCCAGCTGCTCGACGGCGTACGCGTCATCGCGGGCGAGGTCCGGGCGCGGCACGTGTACGTGGTGGACGGCGCGCGGGACGACGTGCTGGCGGCCTGGCGATCGGAACTGCGGGACTGCGCCTGGGTGGCCACCCGTGACGAGGCCATCGACGGCGGCTGGTTCGGCCCTCGCGTCAGCGACCGGGTCCGTCCGCGGATCGGCGACATCGTCGTCGCGGCGCGCGACCGCTTCGGGATGCTGCGCCGGACGAACGAGCCGATGGAGTCGTCCCTGATCGGACAGCACGGCTCCCTCACCACGGCGGAACAGCTCGTCCCGCTCGCGATGGCCTACCGCGGCTGA
- a CDS encoding TetR/AcrR family transcriptional regulator, with the protein MGSTSTSRPMRADARRNYERIISVAREAFAEHGPEAPLDDIARRACVGPGTLYRHFPNREALIEAVYRADIERLSGLARELMETHSPGDALAEWMRSQIDFATRKRGLAATLKAAMDRDSETFALCKVMINDAVRLLVNAAQEAGVIRDDVEPRDLLLMTHGIVVASEATPGAAERLLTVVLDGLRPQPR; encoded by the coding sequence GTGGGATCAACGTCGACGTCACGGCCGATGCGGGCCGACGCCCGCCGCAACTACGAGCGGATCATCTCCGTGGCCCGGGAGGCGTTCGCCGAGCACGGGCCGGAGGCGCCGCTGGACGACATCGCCCGCCGGGCCTGCGTCGGCCCCGGCACGCTCTACCGGCACTTCCCCAATCGCGAGGCGCTCATCGAGGCCGTCTACCGGGCGGACATCGAGAGACTGTCGGGGCTCGCCCGCGAGCTGATGGAAACGCACTCCCCCGGCGACGCGCTGGCGGAGTGGATGCGCTCGCAGATCGACTTCGCCACGCGGAAACGCGGGCTCGCCGCGACGCTCAAGGCGGCGATGGACCGCGACTCCGAGACGTTCGCGCTGTGCAAGGTGATGATCAACGACGCGGTGCGCCTCCTGGTCAATGCGGCGCAGGAGGCCGGCGTCATCCGCGACGACGTCGAACCGCGGGACCTGTTGCTGATGACGCACGGCATCGTCGTCGCCTCGGAGGCCACGCCGGGGGCGGCCGAGCGGCTGCTGACCGTGGTGCTCGACGGGCTGCGGCCTCAGCCGCGGTAG
- a CDS encoding MFS transporter has product MSERTLSTNAPALTGRTARSFRPGMVLAILLTCQLMIILDATVMNVALPRIQADLHFSATSLSWVINAYTLVFGGLLLLGGRTGDLFGRRRVFIGGLTLFTLASLAGGFADSATWLLVARIVQGLGAAAAGPSTLALLTTTFTEPKARLRALALFSAMSSAGFAVGLILGGLLTEWLSWRWVLFINVPFGIAAVVFATRHLWEPERHPARLDLPGAVTATGGVAAVVYGFIRAASDGWGDGITLISLAVGIFLLLAFFAIEVRTDQPLLPLRLLADRNRAAAYANFFLGPMAGMSMFFFLSQYLQEVHGYGALGTGFAFLPMALLVFGTSRLIPRLLPRFGPKPVALIGTALMTSGLALLTQLSSDSGYFPLLLVPMVLMGLGMGLAFSPLNVIIMATVPARDAGAAGGVLQTMQQIGATLGLAILVTVFGSTTRHATGSPHEVLVTGMTHAFVVSVVIAALTFVVALTFRRAR; this is encoded by the coding sequence TTGTCCGAAAGAACGCTGTCCACGAACGCTCCGGCGCTCACCGGCCGGACCGCCCGGTCGTTCCGGCCGGGCATGGTCCTCGCCATCCTGCTCACCTGTCAGCTGATGATCATCCTCGACGCGACGGTGATGAACGTCGCGCTGCCGCGCATCCAGGCGGATCTCCACTTCAGCGCGACCTCCCTGTCGTGGGTGATCAACGCGTACACCCTGGTCTTCGGCGGCCTGCTGCTGCTCGGCGGCCGCACCGGCGACCTGTTCGGCCGCCGTCGCGTGTTCATCGGCGGCCTGACCCTGTTCACCCTCGCCTCGCTGGCCGGCGGCTTCGCCGACTCCGCCACCTGGCTGCTCGTCGCCCGCATCGTGCAGGGCCTCGGCGCCGCGGCCGCAGGGCCCAGCACGCTCGCCCTGCTCACCACCACGTTCACCGAGCCCAAGGCACGCCTGCGCGCGCTCGCCCTGTTCTCGGCCATGTCCAGTGCGGGCTTCGCCGTGGGGCTCATCCTCGGCGGGCTGCTCACCGAATGGCTGTCCTGGCGCTGGGTGCTGTTCATCAACGTGCCGTTCGGCATCGCGGCGGTCGTCTTCGCCACCCGCCATCTGTGGGAACCCGAACGTCACCCGGCCCGCCTCGACCTGCCCGGCGCCGTCACGGCGACCGGTGGCGTCGCGGCCGTCGTCTACGGTTTCATCCGGGCCGCGAGCGACGGCTGGGGCGACGGCATCACGCTGATCTCGCTGGCCGTGGGCATCTTCCTGCTCCTGGCGTTCTTCGCGATCGAGGTTCGCACCGACCAGCCGCTGCTGCCCCTTCGCCTGCTCGCCGACCGCAACCGGGCGGCCGCGTACGCGAACTTCTTCCTCGGGCCGATGGCCGGTATGTCGATGTTCTTCTTCCTCAGCCAGTACCTGCAGGAGGTGCACGGCTACGGCGCACTGGGCACCGGGTTCGCGTTCCTGCCGATGGCGCTGCTGGTGTTCGGCACCAGCAGGCTGATCCCCCGGCTGCTGCCCCGGTTCGGGCCGAAGCCGGTCGCGCTGATCGGCACCGCGCTGATGACGTCCGGACTGGCGCTGCTGACGCAGTTGTCCAGTGACAGCGGCTACTTCCCGCTGCTGCTGGTGCCGATGGTGCTGATGGGCCTCGGCATGGGCCTGGCGTTCTCGCCGCTCAACGTGATCATCATGGCGACCGTGCCGGCACGCGACGCCGGCGCCGCCGGTGGCGTGCTGCAGACCATGCAGCAGATCGGCGCGACCCTCGGCCTGGCGATCCTCGTCACGGTGTTCGGCAGCACGACGCGGCACGCGACCGGGTCCCCGCACGAGGTGCTGGTCACGGGCATGACGCACGCGTTCGTCGTCTCCGTGGTGATCGCGGCACTCACGTTCGTCGTCGCGCTGACCTTCCGCCGCGCCCGATAA